The Nodosilinea sp. PGN35 genomic sequence TCTCAAACCGGGCATGTTTGCCGAGCTGGAGATTTTGAGCGATCGCACCCCCGAAGCCGTGCTGACCATTCCCACTCGCGCCCTAGTGGATGCCGAGGGCCGCACCCTGGTGTTTGTGCAGAATGGCGAGGCCTTCGAGCCAGTGGAGGTCACCGTGGGTCGCCGCGCCGGGGAGCAGGTAGAAATTCAGAGCGGTCTGTTTGAGGGCGATCAGGTGGTGGTGCAGGGAGCCTTGCAGCTCTATGCCCAGTCGCTGCGGGGCGACGGTGAGCCAGCGGCAGCTGAGGAAACTGACCCGGTGGTGCGCTCAGGCCTTTCGGTGCCGGGCTGGGGCTGGGGATTGGGCGGGGGCGCGATCGCCGCCGCCGCCTTCTACCTCGGTCGCCGCTCCCGCCCGACAGCGGCAGCGCTGCATAGCCCCATCCCCGACCCATCACCAGAGCTGGTGCTCACCGCCACCCGCCCCGAGGCGGCAGCCACAGAAGCCGACCATCGCCATCCCTGAGAGGATCCAAGCAGTGTAGGTGGGGTAGCGCGCCAGTAAAACCCAACAAAGCTTACTAATAGGAAATCCGACATGAGCAACCCTGATTTAAAACAGGCACCCCGTAGGGGCATTGCACTGCAATGCCCCTACCAATCAAGGGTAGCCAGACAGGATTCGGTATGAAACTACAGCACATCGCTTCTCAAACGCCCTCTAATCTTCAATCCTTAGCCTGAGACGATACTGCCTTTAATTAGGAGCAACGACCGTGGCTGAATCAGTCGTTCAACAGCAATACGATCAGCTGGCCAAAATTTACGATCGCAGGTGGCGCAGCTACATCACAAAAACCCTTCTTTGCCTGCAAGATTGGGCCAAAATTCAGCCGTCAGAAACCGTTCTCGACATCGCCTGCGGCACTGGAGAATTTGAGCGAATGCTGTTGGCCAATCATCCAACCCAAACCATGGTCGGGCTAGATCTTTCCTCTGAAATGCTCACTGTCGCCCAAGCCAAGCTAAAAGACTATCCCACGGTGACATTCCACCAGAGCAGCGTCACAGCCATTCCCACCGCCGATGATTTTTTTGATGTGGTGGTCTGCGCCAACGCCTTTCACTACTTCGATGCTCCCCTAGCGGCGCTAGCAGAAATGAGGCGCGTCCTAAAGCCCAGCGGCAGAATCGTGATTTTAGACTGGTGCAAAGATTTCCTCTTCTGTCGTCTCTACGATGTCATTCTCAGCCGACTCGACCCCGCCCACAAACAGTGTTACACCCAAGCCGAATTCCATAGCTTTCTCACATCGTCTCAATTCAATATCCAGGCCGCACAACGGCTCCGCCTAAACCTCGCCTGGGGCCTCATGGTCGCCACCGCCACTAAGCCCTAACCCCCCCCCCTCCCCCCTCCAATTCAAAATTCAAAACTCCCCCATCTCCCCCATCTCCCCCACCCCCCAACTCCATCACTCCCCCTCCAATTCAAAACTCCCTACTCCCTACCCCACCCCTCCATGCTCAACGCAATTCTCAAATGGTCGATCGCCCAGCGCTGGATTGTGGTCATCGCCACCGTCCTGGTCACCCTCTACGGCCTGCGCACCCTGGGCCAGATGTCCCTGGACGTGTTCCCCAGTTTTGCCCCGCCCCAGGTGGAAATTCAGGCGGAAGCACCGGGCCTTGCCCCGGAGGAAGTTGAGTCCCTGGTGACGCTGCCGATTGAGAGTGCCGTCAACGGCACCCCCGGCGTGACGGCGGTGCGCTCCACCTCCGTGGCCGGGGCCTCAGCGGTGCGGGTGGTGTTTGGCTGGGGCACCGATGTCTACCAGGCCCGCCAGCTGATCACCGAGCGGTTGCAGCAGGCCCAGGCCCGCCTGCCCGAGGGGGTAGAAGCGCCCCAGCTGGCTCCCCTCAACTCGCCCCTGGGCATCGTGCTGGAATACGCCTTTACCGCCGACACCACGCCCCTGATGGAGGTGCGACAGCTGGTCGATCGCCAGGTCACGAACCGACTGCTGGCGGTGCCCGGTGTTACCCAGATCACCACCTTCGGCGGTGAAGAGCGGCAGTACCAGGTCTTGGTTGACCCGGCTAAGCTCAGCGCCTTTGGCGTCACCCTGGCGGAAGTCAGCGAAGCGGCAGCGGCAGCCAACCAAAACGGGGCCGGGGGCTACCTGATCGATGCCGACCAGGAACTGCTGATTCGCGGCATTGGCCGGGTCGAGACCATTGAGGATTTGCAGCGATCGGTGGTGGCGGCGCGGCAGGGAACGCCCGTGCTGCTGCAAGACGTGGCCACTGTCACCCTTGGCCCCGCCCTGAAGCGCGGCGACGGCAGCCTCAACGGTCAGCCCGCCCTGGTGATGCTGATCAACAAGCAGCCCCTGGCCGACACGCTGACGGTGACTAAACAAATCGAAGCCGCCCTGGAGGAGGTTGGCCCCAGCCTGCCGCCGGATGTCGCCATCACCCGCACCTTCCGGCAGGCTGACTTTATCGAGGCTTCGATTCGCAACGTGCGCGACTCCCTGCGCGACGGCATCATCATTGTGTCGGTGATCTTGCTGCTGTTTTTAATGAACTGGCGCACGGCGGCGATTACCCTCAGCGCCATCCCCCTGTCGCTGCTACTCTGCCTGATTTTGTTGCACTGGCTGGGTCTCAGCGTCAACACCATGACCCTGGGCGGTCTGGCGGTGGCGATCGGCTCGGTGGTGGATGACTCGATTGTGGATATGGAGAACTGCTACCGGGGGCTGCGGCGCAACCGGGAACTGGGCACCCCCAAGCACCCCTTTCAGGTGGTCTACGACACCTCGGTGGAGGTGCGCACCAGCGTGCTGTTTTCCACGGTGATTATCGCGGTGATTTTTGCGCCGATTTTTAGCTTGAGCGGGGTGGAGGGGCGCATTTTTGCGCCCATGGGCATCGCCTACCTGGTGGCGATTTTTGCCTCTACGCTGGTGGCGCTCACCCTCTCCCCCGCCCTCTGCGCTTTTCTGCTGGCCTATGCCCCCCTGCCCGAGGACGACACCTGGGTGTCGCGCCGGAGCCAGCGGCTCTACCAACCGGGGCTGCGGCTGGCCCTGGGTAATCCCCGGCTGGTGGTGCTGGTGGCCCTGGGGGCGCTGGTGGCCTCGCTGGCGATGTTGCCCGCCCTGGGGCGGGTGTTTTTGCCGGAGTTTCAGGAGCGATCGCTGGTGGCTTCGATGAATCTGTTCCCCGGCAGTTCCCTGGCGGCCACCAACCGGGCCGGGCTGGCGGTGCAGGAGGCCCTGAAGGATGACCCCCGCTTTGAGATTATCCAAATGCGATCGGGGCGATCGCCGGGCGACCCCCACGTGGTCGGCTCCAACTTTGCCGAGCTGGATATCGAACTCAGCGATGCGGGGATGCGCGATCGCGAAGCCACCCTGGAGACCCTGCGGGCCGAGTTTGAGAAAATCCCCGGTGCCCCGGCCAGCGTGGGGGGCTTTATCTCCCACCGCATGGATGAGGTGCTGTCGGGGGTAAGGAGTGCGATCGCCGTCAAGATCTTTGGCCCCGACCTGGCCGAACTGCGCCGCCTGGGCACCGCCGTTACTGAGGCGATGGCCAAGGTCGAAGGCGTGGTTGACCTGCAACTTGCGCCCCAGCTGCCCGTGCGCCAGGTGCAGGTGCGCTTTGACCGCGAGGCCGCCGCCCGCTACGGCCTCACCATGGGTGCCCTGGCCAACACCATCGAAACCGCTCTGAATGGCCGAGTCGTCTCCCAGGTGCTGGAAAATCAGCAGCTGTTTGACCTGGTAGTGTGGTTTACCCCCAGCGCCCGCCAAAACCTCGACACCCTGCGCAACCTGCTGATCGACACCCCCGCCGGCCAGCGCATTCCCCTCACCCAGCTGGCCCAGGTCGACTACGGCACCGGCCCAAACGCCATCAGCCGGGAGAATGTGTCGCGATTGATCGTGGTGTCGTCAAACGTAGCCGATCGCGACCTCGGTTCGGTGGTGGCCGACATTCAGGCCCAGGTGGGTCAGCAGGTCACCCTCCCCGCTGGCTACTTCATTCAGTACGGCGGCCAGTTTGAGTCCGAGCAGCGGGCCACCCAAAACCTGCTGGTGTTTGGGGCCTTAGCCCTGGTGGTGATTGCGGTGCTGATGTATTTCACCGTCAAGTCATTCCCGGCCACGGTGATGATCATGCTGAATCTGCCCCTGGCGATCGTGGGGGGCGTATTCTCCGTGGCCCTGAGCGGCGGCGTGCTGTCGGTGGCCTCGCTGGTCGGCTTCATCACCCTGTTTGGGGTGGCGGTGCGCAACGGCCTGCTGCTGGTAGATAACTACAACCAAAAGCTGGCCACCGGCATGCCCCTACCCCAGGTGCTCTACGCCGGGTCCATGGAGCGGCTCAACGCCATTCTGATGACGGCCTTTACCTCGGCCCTGGGGATGCTGCCCCTGGTGATCAGCCGTGGCCCCGGTCGCGAGATTTTGCAGCCCCTGGCGGTGGTGGTGCTGGGCGGCCTGTTTACCTCCACCGCGCTGACGCTGCTGGTGCTGCCCGCCCTCTATGCCCAGTTTGGCCGCTACCTAGGGCCAACCGCCGCCGATACCGCCCTCCAGGCCGAAGCGGAAACGACCACCCCCATCCCCCAAACCCAGCCCGTCAGCCCCCTTTGATTGCCCGCCACCCATCCACCCCCTTTGGAGATTCACCCCATGCGTAATCAATTTATTCCTGCCCTGCTGCTGACCACGGCCCTGGCCATTACCGCCTGCGGCGATGGCGGCACGGCCACCGCCCCCGATACGGCTGCTGAAGCCCCCGTGGCCACCGCTACTGAACCCGAGACTGCCGCCGCTGAAGCCCCCGCCACTGACCACAGTGCGGCTACCAAAGACGGCCAGGTGGTCGAAACCGGGGCCTACCACCTGGAGCTGGTGCCCGTGCCCGAAGCCGATGGCATTCACCTCGACCTGTATTTACAAACGGGCGACACCCACGAAGCGGTGGCCGAGGCCACGGTGGTGGCCCAGGTGCAGATCCCCGACGGTACCCAGCAAGAAATTCCGATGGAATACGACGCGGCGGGTGAGCATTTCTTTGCGTTTTTGCCCAGTCAGGCGACAGGGGAGTACAAGACCGTCATTCAGACCGATATCAACGGCGAAAAGGTCAACGCCCGGTTTAGCTTCGCCAAGTAAAGCGATATCCAGTCAAAAATCTACCCGCGCTGAGGTGTCGGGTATTTGGGCTGGGGAGGCTAGCGTATACCACGGAGTACTAATGCCTTGAACCACCGTCCAGTAACTCCAGATGTGGCATCAGAAAAGGCTAAGCAGGCATCCGACGTGCCAACTATCACATCCCGGATCACCGCAATCTGGGTAAAGATTTGCAGAACTTGCTCCGCATAACTCACCCCAGGAGGTTTGCTATGCGGAGCAAGTTCTGCATAACACCTTGCAACGGATAGTTATTAAAACTTTTGTCAGTATAACATCCCATTTGGAGAAGATAGCCCGACAAAGGTCAGTATAACATCCCCATTTTGGGAGTTATGCTGACAAGATTCGGCATAACTCCCCTAGAAGCGGTGATATGCAACTTTAATTCTGGCTAACTGCCATACTGCGGAGTGTTAGACGGAATTTAGGGAGGAGAGTCAGCATAAACAGTAGTTATGCCGCTTGGTTTTTGGTTAGGATGTATATTAAGGCTGTTTGTGGGGAGTCAGCCCTTTGTGTATTACCTGAAAAGAGTTGATGAGTAAGCAAATAACTAAGAACCAACATTACGTTCCCCAATGTTTGCTTAAGCATTTTGACTGTGATGCAAGGAAAGGGAAAAAGATAAATGTATTTGATATAGAAAGGGCTGTTGTGAGATATAACCAGTCAGTTAAGGAGGTTTTCTCACAGAATTATTTTTATGGCAAGGACAATGAAGTTGAAACCTTCATGGCTGAAAAAGTAGAAGATCCAGCTTCAAAAATATTAGACAAAATTGTTGATGGAGACTTTAATATAGTTGACGAAGATGTTTTGACTTTACACAGATTCGTTTTATCCCTTTTTTATAGAACACCTGAGGCAAGTGAAAGAGCAAGTGGATTTGTAAATTCACAGCTTGAATCAATGGTGCGCGAACTTTTAAGCTTGAACGGGTTTGATCCAGAAGAAGCAAGTGCCGGACGTTTCAACTTTTACCAAGATCGGTTAGCATCTCTAATTACTGTTCAAGGAGTGATTGATGCCATAATCTTAAGAGATTTGAGGTATCACATTATTAAAAATGAAACTGCGTCAGAGTTTTACATATCTGATCATCCTGTATTCATCTACAATTGGCTTTATCGGGATTTGGAATATCCCGGAGTCACAAGCATTACTGCACTTGGACTGCAAATTTTCCTTCCTTTGTCTCCCAAAATAACACTTTGTTTCTATGATCCAAAAGTGTATAAATATGGACAAAAAAGCTTGGTAACTTGCGTTTCAAAAGATGAAGATATTGAAATCTTGAATTCTTTCCAGGTGATCAATTCAGATTCAGTAATAGGATTTTATTCGCAACAAAATGAAGCTCACGTAAGGCGATTATACGAAAGGTATAAAAACATAAATTTACATCAGTATGAGAGCGGTATTTTATCAACTGAGAAGGAGGGTAAGGGAAGAATAAGATCTACGCATTTTGTTTTCACTCGCCAAGCGAAGCTAAAGAAAATGCCTTCATTTGTAAAAGTTAAGAAAAAGTCTAGAAGTTATGCGTCTTCGTATCAGGAAAGAGATCCTGAGTTATCTGCAAAACACATGGAGTTTAAAAGGTTTATGAATGAGCAAAGACAACGTAGTATTCTTGAGTTAGATCAAGGCGATCGTTAATACAGTTAGCTACACGGCATAACAATTCTGGTGCAGCGGATTGACCGAAGCCGCTTGGGTTGGATAAAGACCTCGGCAACCGCTGACCAGAACCGTTAGCTGGCTCCGCTGAGAGTCCTTGCACTAAATCACCAGAGGGTTGTCAGTGAGAGCAGTGGCGACGGGTGATCTGGTTGGGTTCTGTTCAGAAAGCTTTAAGCTATACTGAAGGCTAAAGGACAAAGATTATATTTCCTTTTGAGTTCTGTTCCGAGCAGCTAGCAACCTCGATATCACAAGAAGGCTTGGTGCAATGGTTCAAAAAATTGCCTTATTTAACCACAAGGGCGGAGTTAGCAAGACTACAACCACCTTCAACTTGGGCTGGATGCTTGCCTCGAAAGGCAAAAGAGTAATTCTTGTGGACAGCGACCCACAATGTAACCTCACGGGCATGGCTTTAGGAGAGGAAACTGAGGATGACGAGGCGCGA encodes the following:
- a CDS encoding class I SAM-dependent methyltransferase; translation: MAESVVQQQYDQLAKIYDRRWRSYITKTLLCLQDWAKIQPSETVLDIACGTGEFERMLLANHPTQTMVGLDLSSEMLTVAQAKLKDYPTVTFHQSSVTAIPTADDFFDVVVCANAFHYFDAPLAALAEMRRVLKPSGRIVILDWCKDFLFCRLYDVILSRLDPAHKQCYTQAEFHSFLTSSQFNIQAAQRLRLNLAWGLMVATATKP
- a CDS encoding efflux RND transporter permease subunit, giving the protein MLNAILKWSIAQRWIVVIATVLVTLYGLRTLGQMSLDVFPSFAPPQVEIQAEAPGLAPEEVESLVTLPIESAVNGTPGVTAVRSTSVAGASAVRVVFGWGTDVYQARQLITERLQQAQARLPEGVEAPQLAPLNSPLGIVLEYAFTADTTPLMEVRQLVDRQVTNRLLAVPGVTQITTFGGEERQYQVLVDPAKLSAFGVTLAEVSEAAAAANQNGAGGYLIDADQELLIRGIGRVETIEDLQRSVVAARQGTPVLLQDVATVTLGPALKRGDGSLNGQPALVMLINKQPLADTLTVTKQIEAALEEVGPSLPPDVAITRTFRQADFIEASIRNVRDSLRDGIIIVSVILLLFLMNWRTAAITLSAIPLSLLLCLILLHWLGLSVNTMTLGGLAVAIGSVVDDSIVDMENCYRGLRRNRELGTPKHPFQVVYDTSVEVRTSVLFSTVIIAVIFAPIFSLSGVEGRIFAPMGIAYLVAIFASTLVALTLSPALCAFLLAYAPLPEDDTWVSRRSQRLYQPGLRLALGNPRLVVLVALGALVASLAMLPALGRVFLPEFQERSLVASMNLFPGSSLAATNRAGLAVQEALKDDPRFEIIQMRSGRSPGDPHVVGSNFAELDIELSDAGMRDREATLETLRAEFEKIPGAPASVGGFISHRMDEVLSGVRSAIAVKIFGPDLAELRRLGTAVTEAMAKVEGVVDLQLAPQLPVRQVQVRFDREAAARYGLTMGALANTIETALNGRVVSQVLENQQLFDLVVWFTPSARQNLDTLRNLLIDTPAGQRIPLTQLAQVDYGTGPNAISRENVSRLIVVSSNVADRDLGSVVADIQAQVGQQVTLPAGYFIQYGGQFESEQRATQNLLVFGALALVVIAVLMYFTVKSFPATVMIMLNLPLAIVGGVFSVALSGGVLSVASLVGFITLFGVAVRNGLLLVDNYNQKLATGMPLPQVLYAGSMERLNAILMTAFTSALGMLPLVISRGPGREILQPLAVVVLGGLFTSTALTLLVLPALYAQFGRYLGPTAADTALQAEAETTTPIPQTQPVSPL
- a CDS encoding DUF4238 domain-containing protein, which codes for MSKQITKNQHYVPQCLLKHFDCDARKGKKINVFDIERAVVRYNQSVKEVFSQNYFYGKDNEVETFMAEKVEDPASKILDKIVDGDFNIVDEDVLTLHRFVLSLFYRTPEASERASGFVNSQLESMVRELLSLNGFDPEEASAGRFNFYQDRLASLITVQGVIDAIILRDLRYHIIKNETASEFYISDHPVFIYNWLYRDLEYPGVTSITALGLQIFLPLSPKITLCFYDPKVYKYGQKSLVTCVSKDEDIEILNSFQVINSDSVIGFYSQQNEAHVRRLYERYKNINLHQYESGILSTEKEGKGRIRSTHFVFTRQAKLKKMPSFVKVKKKSRSYASSYQERDPELSAKHMEFKRFMNEQRQRSILELDQGDR